The nucleotide sequence TGGTTTTATAATATACCTGTTATGAAGATtgaacatttaatttaatttaaattaaaaaaataaaaaaatgaatgaatgaatgaatgaatgaatgaatgaataaataaataaataaataaataatattttagtgAGGATGAAGCACTGATCTGTAACAGTATGTAACCGCTTCCAGCTTGCGGCAGTATTTACATGAAAAAAGCAGTCCTTTGGGGCAAAAAGAACAGCACAGATAAGACAGATAAGTTTTGATTTAAAGGATGTTTACACAGATGCAAATCACAGCAAATGCCAAAGTAACAATGTTTGTCCCCTGGGCCTAGCAAAAGTACGCGAGAAACCCAGAGTGCTATAATGTTAGAAAGGAGAGTGAAGTCAGTAAAGTTGAGATATGGAACAAACAAGATTTCTTGTGTagactaaaataataaataagagtcactgatttatatatttgcttCATTGgtcaaattaaattatatattggtcatacacaatattgccaaaagtattcgctcacccatccaaataatcagaatcaggtgttccaatcacttccatggccacaggtgtataaaatcaagcacctaggcatgcagactgtttttacaaacatttgtgaaagaatgggtcgctctcaggagctcagtgaattccagcgtggaactgtgataggatgccacctgtgcaacaaatccagtcgtgaaatttcctcgctcctaaatattccacagtcaactgtcagctgtattataagaacgtggaagtgtttgggaacgacagcaactcagccacgaagtggtaggccacgtaaactgacggagcggggtcagcggatgctgaggcgcatagtgcgaagaggtcgccaacttgaCTCGAAGAGtaaatcgctacagacctccaaacttcatgtggccttcagattagctcaagaacagtgcgcagagagcttcatggaatgggtttccatggccgagcagctgcatccaagccatacatcaccaagtgcaatacaaagcgtcagatgcagtggtgtaaagcacgccgccactggactctagagcagtggagacgcgttctctggagtgaagaatcgcgcttctccatctggcaatctgatggacgagtctgggtttggcggttgccaggagaacggtacttgtctgactgcattgtgccaagtgtaaagtttggtggaggggggattattttcaggagctgggcttggccccttagttccagtgaaaggaactctgaatacttcagcataccaagacattttggacaattccatgctcccaactttgtgggaacagtttggagctggccccttcctcttccaacatgactgtgaaccagtgcacaaagcaaggtccataaagacatggatgacagagtctggtgtggatgaacttgactggcctcagtcctgacctcaacccgatagaacacctttgggatgaattagagcggagactgagagccaggccttctcgtccaacatcagtgtgtgacctcacaaatgcgcttctagaagaatggtaaaaaaaaattcccataaacacactcctaaaccttgtggacagccttcccagaagagttgaagatgttatagctgcaaagggtggaccaacgtcatattgaaccctatggattaggaatgggatgtcacttaagttcatatgcgagtcaaggcaggtgagcgaatacttttggcaatatagtgtatatgcaggCTGTAACAACTGGGCTGTTAGAAGTCCTAAAATGGCAATGATATTAAACCAAATAGAATCAGTTTACTGTGGTTTTATAATGTACCTGTTATGAAGATTGAACatttgatttaataataataataataataataataataataatgataataataataataatgataataaattgtgtatgtctgtgtgtctgcaggtGCAAAGGATGTCCATAGGTGAGTGGACATTTCTAGAAAAGCTGGTAGATGACAGCCTCGAGTACTCAACTAGTGTGGGACGCGTGTGGCTCAgtgttctttttctcttccgTGTCCTCATCTTATGTACTGCAGCTGAGTCTGCGTGGAATGATGAACAGAAAGATTTTGTCTGCAACACCCAACAGCCCGGCTGTGAGGCTATGTGCTATGACAAGGCTTTTCCTGTCTCTCATTTCCGCTACTTTATTCTGCAGGTCGTCTTTGTTTCCATGCCCACTGTTTTATATTTTGGCTACGTGGCCCTGAAGAAACAcaaggagaaagaagaggagaaagaggaccAGCATGgaagacagaaggaaagaaacgGCAAAGAATGTAAGATAGAGATGATGCCAGAAGAGAATAAAGATGGGAAACCGCGACCCAAGACAAATAAGCTCACGGGGAAGGTACTGGTTGCATATACTGTCAGCATCATCCTCAAGGTCCTAATTGAGATTGGCTTTATTGTCGGGTTGTGGTTCCTCTATGGATTTGTTATTCAACCCAAGTATGAATGCCAGCGAAGTCCCTGCCCCCACACGGTGGACTGTTTTGTCTCTCGGCCCACTGAAAAGACCATTTTCACTATATATATTCAGGTCATCGCTGCAGTCTCTGTGTTGCTCAATGTTATAGAGCTTTTACACCTTCTTAAGATGCACATTACATGTAACCTGGAGGAGAAGAACCAAAGTCAGCAGCAAGGGATCCCTCGAAGTACAGAGAACACTCCAGAAAAGCCGCAGTCAGCCAAGGTTCGGGCACGAACTTGCCAGGAAAAAGGCAAGCTCTAACTTCCGGCAGAAGAGATAAGATAAGAgataagataaaactttattgatcccacagtggggaaattcaaTTGTTACAGCAGTTCAACAGACAGTTAACGTGCAGGTTTTTAAcctaaagatagaaagaaagagaattaaaaagacagatagtaaaagaaaagaaattatgtaaaaattataaaagaaaatacataaataaaaaagattgcacaatacaaataataataaactaaataacaatacaaatagtaaaagaatgtaagattatataaaattatgaacatataaaaaatgataaaatataaaatgataaattataaaACAGCAGCTACACTGAGTCTGTCGTGGATTCGAGTAAAAGAATGCCACACTCATCAGGGGATATGCTTCCAACATACTTAAACTGTCACTGACACCACACAAAGATCATCCCAAAAAGGACGTTCGCACCAAACCGCATAAGAGTGCTTCTAAAGAGAAACACTCTAATGATCAACATTACGTTTGAGCTTGGACAATCAGTGCAGTCAGTGTTTTGGAAAATCAGAGGGCGGGATGAAATTCCACTTCATGCTCCCAAAGCGATTTTCCAACAGGATTTAAGGATGGAAAACAGAGATAAAAAGAACACTGACTGTCAAGCattagacagaaagatagaaagcAGGGTTTCTGTGAACGAGAAGAAGTTTGCAAAAATTGATTGATCTGCTCAATCAGGAAATAACAAACTGTGAAATATCATAATTTACAGAAACGTCCACTGTAGAGTGTTAAGATTTTCACTCAACCTAATGCCTGCTAATGAGCCAAAGTCTGTGttctatatgttcatgtgtatgttcatctgtatgtgtgttctgtatgaagTTACGTGTTCACATGaactacatatataaaatattaatgaacaaTCCTGTAAAGGTGTAGGATTCAGGTTTTTAACATTAATGGAGACTGAATGACCACAACATAGCTTCTTTAATTACAGTATTTAACACTTAACATGCAAAATGTAAGTTAGCTACAGTCTAGGCCTAATTACTAAGCCACTGTAAAATGTCACTTGAGACTAAAAGTCCATCTGCTTCTGGGCTGCTTTTGTGTTCctttccttctgtctctgtttctataAATCCACACCTGGTTCCTGTGGGTAACGTTGGATAACAGCATTGTGTATTTGCTTACCAGtgaatttattttctaattagGATTAGCTAAATAGCTGTGCCCAAGAATCTCCTAGTTATCTAGTAACACTCGTGGACTCGGATGCAGTTGTAGGTAAAATTCACTTTAATGAAAAACTCAAAATCAGCATGCAGGATCAAAAACGTGAGACGGGCTATGGTCAGGTGTTTGACAAACAACAcaggcaaggcaaggcaaggcaaaGTCAGCAATGTGAGAACAGAAACTAGGGACGAattcaaaacaacaacaacaaaagcctTGGTAATGTTTtacaacaaaatgaaatgaaattaatgaaAAGATTCAATTGAAAGAAAGTCATTCTGAACaatttgtgggtgtgtgtttgattgaacAGAAGTAACTGAGAGCAGAGGAGTGTATGGGGAGTGTAATCCATAGAGACCTGTGGATGGTGGTGATGTGACACTAGTATTTCTTCACTGAATAGCCTGGCAAGCCTACTTACCCtctgagtgtatttgtgtatatttcaaAAATGCCtgaggtttttattttgcagaAGCACAGTGCTGTAGGTAATGACAAAATTCCAACACATAATCAAGGGGGAtgtagtagctcagtggttaaggtgttggcctactgattggaaggttgtgagtttgaacctCAGTTCTACTGAGCAAGTTGTAGGAAATATAAgttactctggataaaggtgcatgccaaatattaaaaatgcaatGGAGATCCTGTTACCTAGACTAGCAAGAAATCTAAGATAAGGTTGTTTTGCAGAGctattttctattatttctatATTCAATTCTATTTCAATTTCTAGCTAGTAACTAGAAAACCGAGATATGGTTGATTCTGCAAAGCTATTTTCAACTCACTTTGCACTTTGAGTCCAAACAGAATCAATCAGAATAGCTATCTATAGAACTCTTCATGCTAGTTATTGTCACTTTAGTGAACAACAGTGAGAACTGTctgtaaaaataatttcataatgTGAAATTACATATATTTCGCACatatatacatagacacacaactTGGAACTATGTGCCAAATGATTAATAGGAAGCTAGCTTACTTTAGCAGCTAGCATGCTTTTGTTCAAGTGCAATTTATctctcctgtttttgttttttttctgataattttaattatttagacTTTAAAAAGTCTCTTCAAGTCTCTCAGGTAACCTCAACTATGTAGAGTCATCCACACTGTTAACAAAGAAATGTGTTTCTACTCACATTGGACAAAAACATTCAACTATGTGAActatgtgaattttttttaaaaagcatatatttaagatttactttatttaacattttaattctgtatttttattttgtatttattctaaTTGCTTCTAATAAAGACCATTAATAATGTTttccatgtgttgtgtgttgattaTACTTCTTAAGTGAGATAAGGTAagtgtaacagaataacagtaCACAATTCAGTATTAAACTATTTCTGCaaaattttgttaaatgtaagcaaatttGTAATACTGATCATGTTAACAGCTTTGTACAAatggtcagattttcctcatgattAAAGTCTTCTACTGAAGATGGGGTTGATCTTGCACAAACTTGTGGAGTCCTTGCCAGCTCGGGTTATGGGACAAAACCAGCGTTCCCACCCCGAAACACTGTCCCCAGCCCTCTCATCTTTTCTCATTTTGACCTAAGAATATTTTATAATGCAACATGATAAATGCTGTTCAGGGTACAAGGGAGGAGCTCTCTCTGATATCACTTCTTCCTTCTGATATCGTCGCTTCCTTCCCTGATATTGCCTCTTGTTGAACAGTACATTCAGAATCCTCAGTGTACACTTTTGTTGAACAGAATAGGATCATGCACAGAACACCTAGTCTGCATAAtcacatttatttctcttttttaataACTGTAGGCACGAAGCACCTGTGTGAAGTCCTGGGTGAATATTAAGTTATCTCACATGGTTGGTTTATGGCGTCTTTAGACAGGGGCCAAAACCCAAATTAGGCTACCAGCTTCTCCAAATATTCAGGTTTGTGCATCATAACATCTCTAGCAGTCCACATGAAAAGAATAAGAGGTTAATAAATCTGTGGATTCTCCACTTCTTTGACCACATACTTTATAATTGTATTCCAAGGCAGAAATTAGACTCTAAGAAAGCATAGAAGACCAAAAGGAGAAACAAACAACTGTCTGACCTTCTCTAAGCCAAACTTTCTAAAGACAGGTTTAGCTTGCTCTGCAAAATCAAGCCAACTTGAGTCAAAACAGTATTATTGGAGATCAATATGCTAAAACCAGAAACTGTCAATCTTGATCTTAATCTCATCAATGCATTAACTAGGCATAGGCATGATAGTGCATGGTAGGGTTTACGGTTGAGTGATATGTAGATTTAGAATCTTGTGATGGTTTAGAAAACTGGAATTATGGCTTAAACAtatcatttctgtcatttctgcagAACTGTTTTCAATTTACTTTGTACTCTAGTCAAAACACCATCAACCACTATTTTTTCTTAGCTGGAACTCCAGTATGGTGCACTAAATGGGCTTGTAGAAGTCTTAAAGCTTCAGGTATAGGATGGGCCCTGACTCAGAGTTGCTCAGTTTTATGtgtattcattaattcatctcCAGTAACCTAACATGGATCAAGAGCTCATCCCAGAATCCCACTGGTCACAAAGTGGGAATATGTTCTGGATGGGATATCAGTATTTTACAGTTTGcaatgcacacactcatgcatCAGCATACTTTAAGGAGAtgagaggaaactggaaaacCCATAGGAAATATGCCCTTAGAGAACAAATCTCCACAGGAACTCAAGCTCCGGGTCAAACTATAGAGCTGTGAGGAAGCAATGCCACCCTACACACCACTGTGCCATGTCTGCTAGACATCATaagaacgttttttttttttttttttttttttatttatttatttatttatttgtttgtttgtttgtttatttatttgtaaataatcaATGCATAATATCATGTCTGAATTTTGTAAGATGTCTTGTAAGAAGTCAAGAGTTATTAAAAATTGTTTGAAATGTCAACAGATTCACAGAAGcactttccttaaacagataaatGGTAGGACTTCTATATGTCCTGTTTCTCTCTAAACTGTATACCATGCCACATTTCTTACTATTTCTACATTCCTACTGAAGTACAGTGCAGGTATCTCTCCATCCACTTCATATTGAGGATTGCACTAATGTAAATCTGCATTGTTGATCGCCAAATTCCCCCAAAAGGAAACTGTGTTTGTTTACACCTCCCTATGAAAATGTAGGCAAATCACCAGCTGCCATTTTAATAAGTCCATTTAATGCATGAGATCTTTTTAGTGGGATCTGAGCAATAAAATGCAAACAGAGGCAAGCACCATATGTTCTCACCTAAAACAATGATTTAAGTTAAGTCTTAGATATTATGGGAATAGTACAGAGAGCACACACAAATTTTCAGTCTTTACTTTATCCTGATTTCacgacatatatatatacacacacacacaggcacaattTAGTTCAACAGTTGAACCAGCAACATCTTTTAGGAGCTGGGATGAAACTGAGAAGAAGtaacccacatggacacagaGAAGACATGGCTTGAACCATGGACCTTGAAGCTGTGAGGTAACACCTCTGAACACTGCACCACTGCCAAGAAATGTTTTGATGGcacaaaaaatgtgttttattaaggGGAGTAGCCTGCATTGCTGCTCCAGCCTTTGTGAAATGAATGAACTATGTGCTGTGATACTGCCAAGCATAATGTAGACTTTCTTCACTTCGTTAACCCAGTGCACGCTGCAGCAGGAATTCAGTTTGTTATCTCTGGCTAAAACATAGCTTCTCAAGAAGTGCAGGTCTGTAAACAGTGAGTAAAAGGTGAACCTTTGGCTGGCAAACAAAGGTATAGAGCAGCCTGATgtgtgattctctctctctctctctctgtatctgtctccaGTTTTTAAAAGGCATATGGGACTCatgtttttccctttctttaCACAAAACTATTATCTTTCTTCAAACCAATGATAATGTAAACCTGTCTCCATTTCTCATCTAAAAGATAATTTAAACAAAGATCTAAAACCTAACATATCATTGCCGTACATTTCTTTGTCTTATCTAGTTTGTCCTAAGTGTATCCAAACATTTGAACTTGACTGTGTAGTGGGTGGTACTCTAACAATTGGTCATTTTGAGGTCATCCTTTAGCCAGAATCCAGCATAGTTCTTGGTTATTTCATCACTTGCACACTCATATCAGTGCGAGTGAGTCACCCGTGTCATATTGTGCTGATTACTGATTCATTTCCTCCTGCCACTAATGCACACGTACACGCAGCAAGAAGACACAAGCAATGACCAAGCCTGCCATACAAAGTGAAACATTCAAACCCTTGTTGAGTTTCGGTCTTAGTCAGAGTGTCAGACATCCTGCTTTCCTTAAAGACTTTCATGTTGTGGTCAGGGCTCAGAGAATTGCAGATGTTAACACAGCTACCAGTAGAGGAAATATACCTGCTAACAGTCAGGCATCAGGAGTAAGGGGTTTTAAATGTTCTGGCTAAAATGTGCTATAGAGAACAGAGATTTCTTTGACTATTACTGTTTTTTTGTGGATGGAGCCTTTTATTAGACTAGGCTTTGTATCACACCACTGCTTGGAGTTTCCTTCATGGACTGCAAATTGTAGGCCTAGTTTTTAAATTTCTTAATGGATCTGTGCCTACATAGGACTCGAGAAAGAGCACGAGTGATCACAAAGATCcataacatttttcattttccatctataactgaaacatttttttctagCATAGCAATTTAactagattttatatttttgctaCATTACTTTTgtgttataaatgtattttactcTATTCTTATACATCTCGCTATACAGTTATCTTATATTGCTAATAAATTATTACTGTATTTCTGTAAttggtattattttttttactgaccaTATTTTAGTTTCcttatttctctgtttttaCACTATGAACTACCCGTGCAAGtattaataattcaaataagCGTCCTTTTCCACATCATTTTAAATCAACCGCTACACGGTTCTACACGGTTGTGACAATAATTCATGTCACATaatgtaaatttatacattttctccATTGATCAAACTGCTTTTATCCAACTAGCTTAATACTACAGATTGTGTTCTTCCATAAATTTAAGTACATATACAAAATAATGCTGAAACTCGGGATGATTCGGGACCACCGGCAAGCGAGGGCAGAACGCTTAAACTTCCTGCCAGCTCAAGTGATGAAAGCACCTTTTTTTCCACAGCTGTAGCcataataaagaacaaaaacacaataccACCGTGAGGACAAGCAGAAGCCTAAGAATAACAGGATTTTGCCTGGCAAAAAAACGCTAGCAAAGTTAATCAGGGAGACATTTTCACATCATATGAGCTTTGCTTATTTAGATTTTAGGTAAACATCACCAACCCCCTAAAATAAACTTCCTGAATCAGAAGCCACACTAAAATTATTTTTCTCTCACATGGCACCTAAACTACAGACAATAATCAAATATATGGGTTTCCAGTGCATTTGCCTGAGATTAACATAACTATTTAGCGGCGCCCGTAATTTAGACAGCAAGGAGGAAATGAGTTTGTGTCTGCTTCCTGATTCCATCGTGGCTCTCTCTAGGGATTGGTACAGAGGATTGTTTACCCTGACAATGGCGCAGCAGTGGGCATTGTTACATTGTTTATAATGAAGCCCCACCAGGACTATACAGATGTCACAGCCACCTCATCAAAAGCCTCGAATGGATGAGACTGTAGGAAAGTGGATAAATAACACATTGCATGTGAAAaccattaaaatgcaaatgacCATTTTTCCCCAGCAAATGTGTGGTTtccagtaatagtagtagtctGACACTACCTGAGATATTGCTCAATGTTTTACGATGCATTTACAATCGTGATAGTtcagccactttaataggaaaacCTGTATACcttcatttatgcagttatccagcCAGCCAATCAGGCGGCAGCAGGTAGATATtggtcaagagctttagtgaattttcacatcagacatcagaactGGAGAAAATTATTAGTTCAGTGACTCTGACAGTGGCACAGGCTCACTAAAACTGGACTATGGTGGCTTAAGTGGTTAAAGTTGTTGATCAGGGTCTTCCGGCCCCAGCACCACCGAGCTGCCACTGTTTGGCTCTTGACTCTCACTGCTTAAGGGaaactgtatcatagctgcccctggcctctgaccccaacttccaaagctggtatatgtaaagaaaataattccactgtgctgtaatgtatgtgacaaaattaaagtcttcttctttttcagtcGAAAA is from Hemibagrus wyckioides isolate EC202008001 linkage group LG24, SWU_Hwy_1.0, whole genome shotgun sequence and encodes:
- the LOC131344809 gene encoding gap junction alpha-8 protein-like, giving the protein MSIGEWTFLEKLVDDSLEYSTSVGRVWLSVLFLFRVLILCTAAESAWNDEQKDFVCNTQQPGCEAMCYDKAFPVSHFRYFILQVVFVSMPTVLYFGYVALKKHKEKEEEKEDQHGRQKERNGKECKIEMMPEENKDGKPRPKTNKLTGKVLVAYTVSIILKVLIEIGFIVGLWFLYGFVIQPKYECQRSPCPHTVDCFVSRPTEKTIFTIYIQVIAAVSVLLNVIELLHLLKMHITCNLEEKNQSQQQGIPRSTENTPEKPQSAKVRARTCQEKGKL